In Marinibacterium anthonyi, the DNA window GGGGCGAAGTGCCCTGCGCCTTCGTCGAATTGAAGGACGGGGTAAAGGCGAGCGAGGCCGAACTGATCGAATTCACCCGCGACCGGATCGCCCATTACAAGGCGCCCAAGAAGGTCGTCTTTCAGGAGCTTCCCAAGACATCCACCGGCAAGATCCAGAAATTCGAGCTGCGAACGCTGGCGAAGACGCTGTGATTTATGGGGTTTGCCGCCCCCGGGCGAGCCATGTTAGGGTTTGGCAAAATAAAGAGGCAGCAGACCCCATTTCATGACCGCGCTCACTCGGTACCAACGGATCGAAGCCACCGGGCTTTGGCGCGCGCGACCCGAAGACCAGCGGCGCGAGGTCATCGTGTCGCTGGGCGAGGCGACGCTCGTGATCACGGATCTCAACGACCGGGCGCTGACCCACTGGTCGCTGGCGGCGGTGGTGCGGCAGAACCAGGGCGAGCGGCCGGCGATCTTCCATCCCGATGGCGATCCCGGCGAGACACTGGAACTGGCCGATTCCGAAGCCGAGATGATCGAGGCGATCGAGACCCTGTGCAAGGCGATCGAACGCGCCCGCCCCAAGCCCGGGCGGCTGCGGGTCGTGTCGATCGTCACCACCGTGCTGGCGGTGGCATTGCTGGGGATCTTCTGGGTGCCGGGTGCCTTGAAACAGCAGGCGCTGACGGTCGTGCCCGCGGTCAAGCGGCAGGAAATCGGCGAGGCTCTGCTGGGCCGGATCGAACGGGTCGCGGGGCGGCCCTGTACCATGGAAGAAGCCAAGGCACCGCTGGACCGGCTGGCCCGGCGCACCAAGGTCCGCAAGCTGGTGGTCCTGCCAACGGGCGTGCGCGAGGCGCTGTTGCTGCCCGGCGGGCTGGTCGCGATGAACCGCGCGCTGATCGAGGACCAGGAAGACCCGGCCGTGGCGGCGGGGTTCATCCTGGCCGAACGGGTGCGCGCCGAAACCCGCGATCCGCTGGACGAATTGCTGACCTATGGCGGGCCCGTGGCGTCGTTCCGGCTGCTGACGACCGGGGCGATCACGCCCGAGATGCTGACCGAATACGCCGAATACATCGTCGCCCGCCCCCGCCCCGATCCGGACGAGGCCCGCCTGGTCGCGGCCTTTGCCGATGCCAAGGTGCCGTCGCGCCCCTACGCCCGGGCGCGCGATGCCTCGGGCAAGACGGTTCTGGCGCTGGTCGAGACCGATCCGATGGCCGGCCAGATGCCGCCGCCGGTGATGACCGACCGCGACTGGGTTCAGCTGCAGAACATCTGCCTGTCCGAATGATCTAGCGCAGCAGCTGCGCGTCGGTGTAGCCCGCGCCCTGCACCTTGCCGAGCGCCGACTGCGCGTCGCCCGCGGTGCTGTAGGGCCCGGCCAGGACCAGCTTGTAGGTCTGGTTGCCCCGCTTCAACGTCCCCAGCTTCATGCTTAGCCCGCTTTGGCGCGCGATCTGTTTCGCGGCGCTGCGGGCGTCGGCCTCGGAGGCATAGGCCGCGACGCGCACATAATGCGGCTTGGTGGCCTGCGGCTGCGGGCTTGGGGTCTTGGCCACGGTGCGGGTGGCGGTCTGCCCGGTCTGCATGCTTGTCTGCGTGCTTGTCTGAGCGCTTGGCGCGGTGCGGCGCGGCTTGGTCACCAGCGTGTCGGCGGCCTGTACCTGCTGCCCGGCCGGCAGGCGCACCGCCTGCACGTTGGGATCGGTGCGCTGAAGCGGCACGTCGTCCTGCCAGATGGTGCCCATCTGCGCAGTGCCCTGCGCGGTCCGCGGCCCCCGGTTCGGGTTCAGCCGCCCGTCGTCCCAGACCTGGCGATAGCCCTTGGGCACCACCGCTGGCCGCGGGGTCGGCGGCGCCAGCGTGCGGATCGCGCGTTCGGGGTTCAGCCGATCATCGTCCCAGACCCGGCGATAGCCGTCGGGCACCGGCATGTTGGTGGAATTGACCCGCTGGCGATAGACATGCAGCGGGATCACCCGGGTGTCGGGATCCAGCGGCACCAGCGCCGAACTTTGGTCCCCGACGCGCGAAACCGGGGATTCCGCCTGCGGTCCGCAGCGCACGCCGGGATCGGTGTTGATATATTGCTGGCTAAGCGCCGAGGCCCCGACACAGGGCCCGCCCGATGCCGGAGCGGTTGTTACGGGGGCTGCAACCGGGGCCGTCGTCACCGTGCGCGGCGCGGGCGCGACCGGCACGGGGGCCGGCGCGCGGTAGACCGGTGCCGCGGTCGTCTGTTTCGGCGGGACCGGGGCGTAGGTGACCTTGGGCTGCGGGGCCGCAGCGGGGGGTGGCGCGCTTTTCGTCGTCTGGAATACGGTGGGCGGCGGGGCCGGCGACGGTTCGCGTTGGGCCCCGGTGCCGAACAGCGTCGTAAAGGGATCCCTGGCGGGTTTGGGCGCGGCTGTTGTAGGTGCCGTGGTTGCCGTCGTGGTGGCCGCCGTCGTGGTGTCAGGCCCAGTCGCGGGCGCAGTCGCGGCAGCCGGCGGGGTCAGCGTGATCTGTTCGACCTGCTGTTTCGGCGCGGTGGGTGACGTCTGCGCGGTGGACCGGATGGCGGTGGGCTTGTAGCCGCACACCTGCTTGCGGTCCCGTGTCACGCGCGGCACCCAGGTCACCGCGCCGTCGATGCCGGCGCGGATGAACACGCAGCCGGTGCTGTCCACGTATTGGCTGCCCTCGTACGTGGCCGGCGGAAATTCGGCCGGCAAGGCGCCGGTCTGAACGCCCTGGGCCTGGGCGGTGCCAAGAAGCGATGCCGACAGCAACAGACCGGCAACAGGTTTCGTCAGTCGCATCATTGCCCCCACAAGATGTAGACCAAATGATGACGGAAAAGGGGCCGCCCGTAAAGTGTTCTGACGGCGCGCCCAGCCGGCCTACTTGGTGCCGAACATCCGGTCCCCGGCATCGCCCAGCCCCGGCACGATATAGCCCTTCTCGTTCAGCCTCTCGTCGACCGAGGCGGTGACGATGTGCACGTCAGGATGGGCCTCGCGCATGCGGGCAATGCCTTCGGGCGCGGCCAGCAGGCAGAGGAAACGGATGTCCTTCGCCCCGGCCTTCTTCAGCAGGTCGACCGCCGCGGCCGAGGAATTGCCGGTGGCCAGCATCGGGTCGACGGCGATGACCAGGCGATCCTCAAGCCCTTCGGGGACCTTGAAGTAATATTGCACCGGCTGCAGCGTTTCCTCGTCGCGGTAAAGCCCGACGAACCCGACCCGGGCCGAGGGCACCAGTTCCAGCACGCCGTCCAGCATCCCGTTGCCCGCCCGCAGGATCGACACGACGGCCATCTTCTTGCCGGCGATGGCGGGCGCTTCCATCTCTTCCAGCGGCGTGTCGATCATCTTGGTGGTCATCGGCAGTTCGCGGGTGATCTCGTAGGCCAGCAGCAGGGTGATCTCGCGCAGGAGCTGGCGGAATTCCGATGTCGGCGTGGCCTTTTCGCGCATCAGGGTCAGCTTGTGCTGGACAAGCGGGTGATCGACGACGGTCAGGTGTTCGGACATGTGTTCGGACATGGGGGGCAGCCTCCGCGGGTTTTGGATGTTTTGCGCCAGAGGCGGCCCGTGTTCAAGCCGCGAGTTGGCCAGCGCCATTGTCCCGGACGCCGGAACTTGGTCTTCTGGGCGCGGACCGGACCAAAGGACAGACCATGACCCGCACAGCTTTCATCACGCTTGCACTTTTCGCCGCGCTCGCCGCCGGCTGCATGGAAAGCGAAGAAGCGCCGCCCACCGGCCTTGCGAACCCGGCATCGGTCTATTGCGCCCAAAGCGGCGGAACCACCCGGATGCGCGAGGACTCGACCGGTGTGCGCGGCGTCTGCGTTCTGGCGGACGGAACGGAAGTCGACGAATGGGACTATTATCGCGCCCATACCGCAAGCTAGGCCAGGAAACTGACCCCCGGCCCCTGCCCCCGGATCCCGAGGTGATCGGCGATCGAGGCCGCCACATCGGCAAACGCCACCTGCCCGATCGACCCCGCCCCGCGCCCGGCCACCAGCACCGGCACCCGTTCGCGGGTGTGGTCGGTGCCCATCCAGCTGGGATCGTTGCCATGGTCGGCGGTCAGGATCAGCATGTCGTCCGGGCGCAGGCGCGGCAGGATCGCGGCGATGCCCGCGTCGAACCGTTCCAGCGCCCCAGCATAGCCGGCGATGTCGCGGCGATGGCCGTAGAGGCTGTCGAATTCCACGAAATTGGCGAAGGTCAGGCTGCCGTCCTCGGCGGTGTCCACCAGGTCCGACAGGTGGCCCATCAGCTGGTCGTCGGATCCCTTGCGGACCGCGTCGATGCCTTCCATCGACAGGATGTCGCCGATCTTTCCGATGGCATAGACCCGGCGGCCCGCGTCCTGCACCCAGTTGGTCAGCAACGGCGCGGGCGGTTTGACGGCGTAATCCTTGCGGTTGGCGGTGCGGGTAAAGCCGGTTTCGGGCGTGCCGATGAAGGGGCGCGCGATGACCCGGCCGACCTTCATGTCATGCAGGCGCGGGGCGACGGCGGCGCACAGCTCCAGCAGGCGGTCCAGGCCGAAGGTTTCTTCGTGCGCGGCAATCTGGAAGACGCTGTCGGCAGAGGTATAGCAGATCGGCCAGCCGGTTTTCATGTGCACCGCGCCCAGGTCGGTCAGGATCACGGTGCCCGAGGCATGGCGATTGCCCAGGATGCCGTCGGTACCGGCCTTTTCGGCGACATAGGCGGTCAGGTCGTCGGGGAAGGCCGGGACTTCGTTGGGGAAGTAATGCCAGTCCCACGGCACCGGCAGGCCGGCCAGTTCCCAGTGACCCGATGGCGTGTCCTTGCCGCGCGAGCTTTCGGTGGCGGCGCCCCAAAGCCCGGTGGGCACGCATTCCAGCCCCGGCGCGAACCCGTCCGAGGCCAGCCCCACCGCGGCCCCCAGCCCCAGCGAGGCCAGGGTCGGCAGGTACAGCGGGCCGGAGCGGCCGGTGTCGGCGCGGCCGTCATCGCAGGCCTCGGCGATATGGGCGAGCGTGTTGGCGCCGGTATCGGGATGCTTGCCGTTGAAATAGGCGTGGGCGTCGGGGGCACCGCCAATGCCGACCGAATCCATCACCACCAGGAACGCGCGGGCCATCAGCCCAGGGTCTCGTGGATCAGCGCGGGCATCGGAGGGGCCGCGTCGCCGATCGTGTAGGCCGCCCGGATCGCCGCGACCGCCGCGTCCGCCGCATCCTCGCGCGCGGCGTGGACCACGGCCAGCGGGCTGCCCGCGTCGACCCTGGCGCCCAGGCCCAGCATGCAGGAAAAGCCCACCGCCGGATCGATCGTGTCGGTTTCCACCATGCGCCCTCCCCCCAGCGCGACCGAGGCCAGCCCCAGCGCCTGCCCGTCGATGGCGGTGACATAGCCCGCGCGCGGTGCCCCGGCTTCCGAGATCACGTCGGCCTCGGGCAGGAAGCGCTGCCAGCTTTCGGCAAAGCCGAGGGGCCCGCCCATGGCGACGATCATCCGCCCGAACCGGTCGAGCGCACCGCCATCGGCGACGGCGGCACGGATCTTCGCCTCGCCCTCCGCGTCCGTCGTCACAAGGCCCGCGTCGGACAGCGCCATGCCGCCCAGCTTGACGCTCAGCTCCAGCAACGGGCCTTCGGCTTGGCCCGACAGGACCTTCATCGCTTCTTCGATCTCAAGCGCGTTGCCGATGGCGGGGGCCAAAGGCTGGCTCATGTCCGAGATCACCGCGCGGGTCTTGCAGCCGGCCGCATTGGCTGTGTCGGTCAGCGCGCGGGCCAGGTCGCGGGCCGCGTCACGGGATTTCATGAACGCGCCCGACCCGGTCTTGACGTCCAGCACCAGCGTCTGCGTGCCGGCGGCCAGCTTCTTGGACAGGATCGAGGCGGTGATCAGGTCCAGGCTGTCCACGGTCGAGGTCACGTCGCGGATCGCGTACAGCCGCTTGTCGGCGGGCGCGATGTCACCCGTGGCGCCGACGATGGCACATCCCGCCGTGTCGATGATGGCGCGCAGGCGGTCTTCGCTGACCTGGGTCGACACGCCGGGGATCGATTCCAGCTTGTCGAGCGTGCCACCGGTATGGCCCAGCCCCCGCCCCGACAGCAGCGGCGCATAGGCGCCGCAGGCGGCCAGCGCGGGGGCCACGACGAAGGACACGCAATCGCCCACGCCGCCGGTCGAATGCTTGTCGACAACCGGCCCGTCCAGGTTCCATTTCAGCACATGCCCGCTGTCGCGCATCGCCATGGTCAGCGCGGTGCGCCCCTGCGGCGACAAGCCCGTGGTGCACACGCCCATGGCAAAGGCGCCGACCAGCGCGTCGCTGACGGCACCATCGGTCAGGCCTTCGATGAAACGGATCAGGGCCTGCGGTTCGGGCGATATGCCATGGCGAAGATCGGCGAGGATTCGGCGCGCATCCATGGCTCAGGACTTCTCCATATGGGCGGGCGTGAAGGCGCCGGGCAGAAGTTCGCCGATGGTGGTGTGGAATTCCGTGCCCGCCATGGTGGCCAATGTCACCGGCGTGTCGCCCGCGCCGAATTCCGCCAGCTTCTGGCGGCAGCCGCCGCAGGGCGGCACCGGGTCGGGGCAGTCGGCGATCACGTAGACTTCGGTCAGGCGGGTGTCGCCGCCGGCGATCATCGCGGCGATGGCCCCCGCTTCGGCACAGGTGCCTTCGGGATAGGCCACGTTTTCCACGTTCACGCCCTTGTAGACCTGGCCCGACGCGCCACGGATCGCCGCGCCGACCTTGAAGTTGGAATAGGGCGCATAGGCCTTTTCGCGGATGGTGGTGGCGGCGATTTTCAGATCGGTGCTGGACATGGATTCTCTCGGGGCGTGGTCGGTGAGGTTTCGGTTTAGCAAAGGCGCGGGGGGCGGGTGAACCGCTTAAGGCGACAGGGTGGTGCGAAAACGCCGGACAGCAAGCCGGGCCGGCACCGCATTATCGTCGCTGACGACCGGCCCGGGCGGGCCAGACGGGGCAAGGGTTAGCGCCATCGTCCTCTCCTTCTTGGGCGGAGAGTGGCGAGGAGGGTCGCAAATATCAAGCCGGGGCGTGATAAGGGGGTGAGACGGGATGGCCGATTCCACTCCCCCTGAATATAGTTTAACGCTAAACTAACCCAAATTGCCGGAGCCCGCCCAATGGTTGACACCCCCTCGGACAAAGAGACGCTGCGCCAGGCCGCGCTGTTCTATCACGAGTACCCCAAGCCCGGAAAACTGGAAATCCGGGCCACCAAGCCCATGGCCAACGGCCGCGACCTGGCCCGTGCCTATTCGCCGGGCGTGGCCGATGCCTGCCTGGAAATCCGCGACGACCCAGCCAACGCGGCGCGCTACACGGCGCGGGGCAACCTGGTGGCCGTGGTGTCGAACGGGACGGCGGTTCTGGGCCTGGGCAACATCGGGGCGCTGGCGTCCAAGCCGGTGATGGAAGGCAAGGCGGTGCTGTTCAAGAAGTTCGCGGGCATCGACTGCTTCGACATCGAGCTGGACGAGAAGGACCCCGAGAAGCTGGCCGACATCGTCTGCGCGCTGGGGCCGACCTTTGGCGCGATCAACCTGGAAGACATCAAGGCGCCCGATTGCTTCGTGGTGGAAAAGATCTGCCGCGAGCGGATGAACATCCCCGTGTTCCATGACGACCAGCACGGCACCGCCATCGTCGTGGGCGCCGCGGCGCGCAACGCGATGTACGTGACCGGCAAGAAATTCGAGGACATCAAGGTCGTGTCAACCGGCGGCGGCGCGGCCGGGATCGCCTGCCTGAACATGCTGCTGAAGCTGGGCGTCAAGCGCGAGAACGTCTTTCTGTGCGACCTCAAGGGGCTGGTCTACAAGGGCCGCAACGAAGAGATGACGCTGCAGAAGGAAGAATACGCGCAAGGCACCGAGGCCAAGGACCTGGGCGACGTGATCGAAGGCGCCGACCTGTTCCTGGGGCTGTCGGGGCCGAACGTGCTGAAACCCGAGATGGTCGCGAAGATGGCCAGCAAGCCGATCATCTTCGCGCTGGCCAACCCGAACCCGGAAATCCTGCCGGAACTGGCCCGCGAAGTGGCCCCCGATGCAATCATCGCCACGGGTCGCAGCGACGTGCCGAACCAGGTGAACAACGTGCTGTGCTTCCCGTTCATCTTCCGCGGCGCGCTGGACGTGGGCGCGACCGAGATCAACGACGAGATGCAGATCGCCTGTATCGAAGGCATCGCGGAACTCGCCCGCCAGACCACCAGCGCCGAAGCCGCCGCCGCCTACCAGGGCGAACAGATGACATTCGGGCCCGATTACCTGATTCCCAAGCCCTTCGATCCGCGCCTGATGGCCGTCGTGTCGACCGCCGTGGCCAAGGCCGCGATGGACAGCGGTGTGGCGACCCGCCCGATCGAGGAC includes these proteins:
- the upp gene encoding Uracil phosphoribosyltransferase, whose amino-acid sequence is MSEHMSEHLTVVDHPLVQHKLTLMREKATPTSEFRQLLREITLLLAYEITRELPMTTKMIDTPLEEMEAPAIAGKKMAVVSILRAGNGMLDGVLELVPSARVGFVGLYRDEETLQPVQYYFKVPEGLEDRLVIAVDPMLATGNSSAAAVDLLKKAGAKDIRFLCLLAAPEGIARMREAHPDVHIVTASVDERLNEKGYIVPGLGDAGDRMFGTK
- the cdd gene encoding Cytidine deaminase, whose product is MSSTDLKIAATTIREKAYAPYSNFKVGAAIRGASGQVYKGVNVENVAYPEGTCAEAGAIAAMIAGGDTRLTEVYVIADCPDPVPPCGGCRQKLAEFGAGDTPVTLATMAGTEFHTTIGELLPGAFTPAHMEKS
- the deoA gene encoding Thymidine phosphorylase codes for the protein MDARRILADLRHGISPEPQALIRFIEGLTDGAVSDALVGAFAMGVCTTGLSPQGRTALTMAMRDSGHVLKWNLDGPVVDKHSTGGVGDCVSFVVAPALAACGAYAPLLSGRGLGHTGGTLDKLESIPGVSTQVSEDRLRAIIDTAGCAIVGATGDIAPADKRLYAIRDVTSTVDSLDLITASILSKKLAAGTQTLVLDVKTGSGAFMKSRDAARDLARALTDTANAAGCKTRAVISDMSQPLAPAIGNALEIEEAMKVLSGQAEGPLLELSVKLGGMALSDAGLVTTDAEGEAKIRAAVADGGALDRFGRMIVAMGGPLGFAESWQRFLPEADVISEAGAPRAGYVTAIDGQALGLASVALGGGRMVETDTIDPAVGFSCMLGLGARVDAGSPLAVVHAAREDAADAAVAAIRAAYTIGDAAPPMPALIHETLG
- a CDS encoding Putative hemolysin, producing MTRTAFITLALFAALAAGCMESEEAPPTGLANPASVYCAQSGGTTRMREDSTGVRGVCVLADGTEVDEWDYYRAHTAS
- a CDS encoding Sporulation related domain protein, with the translated sequence MRLTKPVAGLLLSASLLGTAQAQGVQTGALPAEFPPATYEGSQYVDSTGCVFIRAGIDGAVTWVPRVTRDRKQVCGYKPTAIRSTAQTSPTAPKQQVEQITLTPPAAATAPATGPDTTTAATTTATTAPTTAAPKPARDPFTTLFGTGAQREPSPAPPPTVFQTTKSAPPPAAAPQPKVTYAPVPPKQTTAAPVYRAPAPVPVAPAPRTVTTAPVAAPVTTAPASGGPCVGASALSQQYINTDPGVRCGPQAESPVSRVGDQSSALVPLDPDTRVIPLHVYRQRVNSTNMPVPDGYRRVWDDDRLNPERAIRTLAPPTPRPAVVPKGYRQVWDDGRLNPNRGPRTAQGTAQMGTIWQDDVPLQRTDPNVQAVRLPAGQQVQAADTLVTKPRRTAPSAQTSTQTSMQTGQTATRTVAKTPSPQPQATKPHYVRVAAYASEADARSAAKQIARQSGLSMKLGTLKRGNQTYKLVLAGPYSTAGDAQSALGKVQGAGYTDAQLLR
- the maeB gene encoding NADP-dependent malic enzyme, which translates into the protein MVDTPSDKETLRQAALFYHEYPKPGKLEIRATKPMANGRDLARAYSPGVADACLEIRDDPANAARYTARGNLVAVVSNGTAVLGLGNIGALASKPVMEGKAVLFKKFAGIDCFDIELDEKDPEKLADIVCALGPTFGAINLEDIKAPDCFVVEKICRERMNIPVFHDDQHGTAIVVGAAARNAMYVTGKKFEDIKVVSTGGGAAGIACLNMLLKLGVKRENVFLCDLKGLVYKGRNEEMTLQKEEYAQGTEAKDLGDVIEGADLFLGLSGPNVLKPEMVAKMASKPIIFALANPNPEILPELAREVAPDAIIATGRSDVPNQVNNVLCFPFIFRGALDVGATEINDEMQIACIEGIAELARQTTSAEAAAAYQGEQMTFGPDYLIPKPFDPRLMAVVSTAVAKAAMDSGVATRPIEDLKAYREKLQGSVFKSALLMRPVFDAATTASRRIVFAEGEEERVLRCAQAMLEETTEKPILIGRPDVIEMRCERLGLKVRPDVDFPVVNPENDPRYRDYWETYHAIMCRRGVTPDLARAVMRTNTTAIAAVMVHRDEADSMICGTFGQYRWHLNYINQILGSATLRPHGALSLMILEDGPLFIADTQVRPDPTPAEIAESAIGAARHARRFGVEPQVALCSQSQFGNLDTDSARRMREALAILDAKEVDFVYEGEMNVDSALDAEARARQLPSSRMEGAANVLIFANGDTANGVRNILRMKGNGLEVGPILMGMGNRAHIVTPSITARGLLNMSAIAGTPVTQYE
- the deoB gene encoding Phosphopentomutase codes for the protein MARAFLVVMDSVGIGGAPDAHAYFNGKHPDTGANTLAHIAEACDDGRADTGRSGPLYLPTLASLGLGAAVGLASDGFAPGLECVPTGLWGAATESSRGKDTPSGHWELAGLPVPWDWHYFPNEVPAFPDDLTAYVAEKAGTDGILGNRHASGTVILTDLGAVHMKTGWPICYTSADSVFQIAAHEETFGLDRLLELCAAVAPRLHDMKVGRVIARPFIGTPETGFTRTANRKDYAVKPPAPLLTNWVQDAGRRVYAIGKIGDILSMEGIDAVRKGSDDQLMGHLSDLVDTAEDGSLTFANFVEFDSLYGHRRDIAGYAGALERFDAGIAAILPRLRPDDMLILTADHGNDPSWMGTDHTRERVPVLVAGRGAGSIGQVAFADVAASIADHLGIRGQGPGVSFLA